A region of Propionispora hippei DSM 15287 DNA encodes the following proteins:
- a CDS encoding fructose-specific PTS transporter subunit EIIC has product MSKIVAVTACPTGIAHTFMAAEGLAKAAKDMGHDIKVETAGSVGVENELTPEEIKAADVVIIAADTNLSTERFAGKRLYTTSTAAAIKSGQEVITAALQTAKVVGGATPAAQTAGVKKERTGAYKHLMTGVSYMLPLVVAGGLLIAISFVFGIEAFKQQGTLAAALMDIGGGAAFALMVPVLAGFIAFSIADRPGLAPGLIGGMLASKLGAGFLGGIIAGFIAGYTAEFLKKSIQLPKTLEGLKPVLILPLLSSAIVGLLMVYVIGTPVKAIMDTMTGALQGMGTTNAAVLGLVLGAMMAFDMGGPINKAAYTFGVGLLGSNVFEPMAAVMAAGMVPPLGIALATFLSKDKWTVEEREAGKAAGVLGISFITEGAIPFAAGDPLKVIPSIMAGSALTGALSMMFGCTLRAPHGGIFVLPIPNAVGNLSMYIVAILAGTVLSALLLNILKKSPSAK; this is encoded by the coding sequence ATGAGTAAGATTGTGGCGGTTACAGCTTGTCCGACGGGAATTGCCCATACCTTTATGGCGGCGGAGGGATTAGCCAAAGCGGCTAAGGACATGGGTCACGACATCAAGGTGGAAACGGCCGGTTCGGTAGGAGTGGAAAATGAACTGACGCCGGAAGAAATCAAGGCGGCCGATGTGGTCATCATTGCGGCAGATACCAATCTCTCCACCGAACGGTTTGCCGGTAAACGGCTGTATACCACTTCCACGGCGGCGGCGATTAAAAGCGGTCAGGAAGTGATTACGGCGGCTCTGCAAACGGCTAAGGTGGTTGGCGGGGCTACTCCGGCGGCGCAGACAGCAGGGGTTAAAAAGGAACGGACCGGAGCCTACAAGCATTTGATGACAGGCGTGTCCTACATGCTGCCGTTGGTCGTGGCCGGTGGTCTGTTGATTGCCATTTCATTCGTGTTTGGGATTGAAGCGTTTAAACAGCAGGGTACGCTGGCAGCAGCCCTTATGGATATCGGCGGCGGGGCGGCCTTTGCCCTGATGGTGCCTGTACTGGCCGGTTTCATCGCCTTTTCGATTGCCGACCGTCCGGGCTTGGCGCCTGGCTTGATCGGCGGTATGCTGGCCTCTAAGCTGGGAGCAGGCTTCTTAGGCGGTATCATCGCCGGCTTTATCGCCGGGTATACAGCGGAATTTCTGAAAAAATCCATTCAATTGCCTAAGACACTGGAAGGCCTGAAACCTGTTCTTATCCTTCCGTTACTCTCCAGTGCCATTGTCGGTCTGTTGATGGTCTATGTGATCGGTACACCGGTCAAAGCGATTATGGATACCATGACCGGTGCTTTACAGGGAATGGGAACCACCAACGCTGCGGTATTGGGACTGGTCCTGGGCGCAATGATGGCCTTTGATATGGGTGGTCCGATCAATAAGGCAGCCTATACCTTCGGCGTAGGCTTACTGGGCAGCAACGTATTTGAACCGATGGCCGCCGTTATGGCTGCCGGCATGGTGCCTCCGCTGGGTATCGCCCTGGCAACCTTCCTGAGCAAAGATAAATGGACGGTGGAAGAAAGAGAAGCCGGCAAAGCGGCCGGTGTGCTGGGTATCTCGTTTATTACCGAAGGTGCCATTCCTTTCGCCGCCGGTGACCCGCTCAAGGTTATTCCCTCAATCATGGCCGGTTCGGCCTTGACAGGCGCCCTTTCGATGATGTTTGGCTGCACGCTGCGGGCGCCCCATGGTGGAATCTTCGTTCTACCCATTCCCAATGCCGTTGGCAATCTATCGATGTACATTGTGGCTATACTGGCCGGCACCGTGCTTAGCGCACTGCTGCTCAATATACTCAAAAAAAGCCCGTCCGCGAAATAG
- the pfkB gene encoding 1-phosphofructokinase has translation MKPVISTVTLNAALDHTIYFSRFYPGQLNRVEQDRLDPAGKGINVAKVLKALGHEVTVTGFLGKNNLIHFEKCFAVNDITDRFIKVEGSTRVNMKVVDGSNGEVTEINFSGVTCRPEDLAALEQEIAVLAGQQGVFVFAGSLPQGVPADIYGKYITKLRQAGCRVFLDTSGQAMEEGIKAKPYAIKPNIHELSQMAGRSLDSKEALRQVIDELLAGGIEQVTVSLGSKGAMIASREGMWLAEPPQVEVKSTVGAGDSMVAGLVSGEVRSLPLPDRIRLATATAVAAVMQPGTQACSMTDVEKVMAAVKVTRQ, from the coding sequence GAACAGGACCGGCTTGATCCGGCCGGTAAAGGCATTAACGTGGCCAAGGTATTGAAGGCATTGGGCCATGAGGTGACAGTAACAGGGTTTTTAGGCAAAAACAATCTGATCCATTTTGAGAAGTGTTTTGCCGTCAACGATATCACCGACCGTTTCATCAAAGTGGAAGGATCCACACGGGTCAATATGAAGGTAGTGGACGGTTCCAACGGCGAAGTGACGGAAATCAACTTCAGCGGTGTCACCTGCCGGCCGGAAGACCTGGCTGCGTTAGAGCAGGAGATAGCAGTGCTGGCCGGACAGCAGGGAGTATTTGTTTTTGCCGGCAGTTTGCCCCAGGGCGTACCGGCGGATATTTACGGAAAGTATATAACCAAACTCCGGCAAGCCGGCTGCAGGGTCTTTTTGGATACCAGCGGCCAGGCTATGGAGGAAGGCATTAAAGCCAAGCCCTATGCCATAAAACCGAACATTCATGAACTGAGCCAAATGGCCGGAAGGTCGCTCGACAGCAAGGAAGCCCTTCGACAGGTAATCGACGAGCTGTTGGCCGGCGGTATTGAGCAAGTGACGGTATCCTTGGGGTCAAAAGGCGCCATGATCGCCAGCCGGGAAGGCATGTGGCTGGCCGAACCGCCCCAGGTGGAAGTCAAGAGTACAGTGGGGGCCGGTGATTCAATGGTAGCCGGTCTGGTCAGCGGCGAGGTGCGCAGCTTACCTTTGCCGGACCGTATCCGGCTGGCAACCGCCACGGCGGTAGCCGCGGTGATGCAGCCGGGAACGCAGGCCTGTTCAATGACCGATGTGGAAAAGGTTATGGCGGCGGTAAAAGTTACGCGCCAATAA
- a CDS encoding PTS sugar transporter subunit IIA: MKITELLLPECIVLGLEAASKEDVWQALAGKLAAAGAVTDVKQYLADIATRESHGTTGVGFGVAIPHAKSAAVAKPALAMARLTDGVDVASLDGSKADLFFLIASPVSGGDLHLQALSRLARMLMHDSFLSSLRAAKDSADVLAVISEREG; encoded by the coding sequence ATGAAAATTACGGAATTATTGTTACCGGAATGTATCGTGCTAGGCCTGGAGGCAGCCAGCAAGGAGGATGTGTGGCAGGCGCTGGCCGGCAAGCTGGCGGCGGCCGGAGCGGTTACCGATGTAAAACAGTATCTGGCCGATATTGCCACCCGGGAAAGCCACGGTACTACCGGTGTTGGCTTTGGCGTAGCTATTCCCCACGCTAAATCGGCGGCGGTCGCCAAACCGGCACTGGCCATGGCCCGGTTGACCGACGGGGTGGATGTAGCCTCACTGGACGGCTCAAAAGCCGATTTGTTTTTCCTGATCGCCTCACCGGTTAGCGGCGGCGACTTGCACCTGCAGGCTCTGTCCCGGCTGGCCCGGATGCTGATGCACGATTCATTCCTGTCTTCGCTGCGGGCGGCGAAAGATTCGGCCGACGTACTGGCGGTCATCAGTGAACGGGAAGGATAA